The DNA sequence ATTCAGAATCACCAAATCGCAGGCGGCGTCGGTCAAATGATGACGGGTTTGCGCCAATTGGCTGACGTCAAAAACCCGTTGCTGAATATGACGCCCCGGTTGATTGAGCGCTGTCAGTGCCTGAGCGTTGCGGCCACACGCCAGCACCTCCCAGCCGTCATCGGCGTAATCGCAGGCCAGTTGTTTACCGATACCGGAGCTGGCGCCGGTAATGAGGACGCGCTTCATGGTGTCAGCCTCGTTTTTAGCATGCGGATCGCCGGGCCGATGATAGGCAACTGTTCATACAGCAGGGCACCCATATCGTAGAAGTCTTGCTGCCAGCGTATGCGCGCATGGTCATATTCCAGCCATGAGCAGCCTTCCAGAGTCAACGCCGCACCGCGCCGCAGGCGAGGGTGTGCATAGTCCATACGCCACAACAGGGTGGCTCGCTGCCCCTCGCTGAGAACACGGTGTACATCAAAGCGGCAATAGGCAGTGTTCGCCAGTAAACCATTGAAGTAATTGCACAACTGCATCAGGCCGTGGTGTTGGCCGAGCGGGTCTTGTAACACCACATCCTGATGATAGAACGCCGCCAGTTGTACCGGCGTGCAGATATCAAGCTGGCGATAGAATTGGATAATCGCTTGCAACTCCGGGGACGTGGTCATGCCACCTCCTGTTGGCTCAGAATAACGAGCTCGATGCGGTGGTTAGCGGCCAGCCATTGCTGATGCTGGTGATGTTGCTCGGCGGTCAGGGGTTGGGCGTTAACCAACAGCCAACTGCAACCGGGCATCAATTCTGGCCGTGGATAGGTTAACGATTGGGGAACCACGCTACAGCGCTGTGATGAGGGGGTGCGACGTAATGCTTCCAGCCAGACTTCGGTGGTGTCCTGAAGTTGCCAGCCTGCGACAATGACATCTGTTCCGGCGCGTTTACGCGCCCCTTCCAGACAAAACGCACAATAGCTGATAATGACGCTATCAAGCAGGTGATGCAGCGTTTGAATGGTCTCCTGGGGGCTGGCAAGACGTGCGCGCAGGGGGCGCAGTACCTTCTCTACCAGATAATCACTGGGATACTCGCGCCCGGTTTCATACAGCAGGCTGCGTAAGCGGGACAGCTCTCCTGACTGTAACGGCGTGAGGAGCGCATCCTGTAAATCCGTATTGCCTTGCCCCGTACTCACGGATTGGCCTTCCAGCAGGCGTTTTATCTGGCCTATCGGCACGCCTTTTTGAATCCACGAGAGAATGATGCCGACTTCTATCAAGTCAGCGTCGTCGTAAACGCGATGGCCGCCCTCGGTACGTTTCGGGCTAAGTAGCCCATAGCGCCGCTGCCAGGCCCGTAATGTCACGGCATTCACGCCACAGCGGGCCGAAAATTCACTGATACTGTAAGTGGTCATACGTTGTCGTACCCCGAATTCCCTCACCGTTTAAACCTTAGTCAATCGCACAAACTTATACAAACTTTTATTTTTGTACAAATTAATTCGCCGAAAAACAGACGTCGCATGCCGTGCCCGCGCTGCCGACGATAGCCGCTATGCGCCTTTAAATTCATACAGTTGGCGTTTTCCTGCAATTCAGTGAATTTAGGGTATAGTGTTAAGAGGGGATGGAATAACATCAGAATAATGCGTGGTTAAGGAGAGAAAAAAATGATTAACAGCATGATGAAAAGGGGACTGTGTGGCTTGCTGCTGGCCATGCCGCTGGCAAGCCAGGCTGACCCGAACCCGGATTTAATTGCCGGTTATACCTCTCAACAACTGGCGGATGCGCTGCCATCGGTGGTGGATGGCTTAAAACGTCGGGGCGTCGAAGCCGATGCTAAAGCGCATTCGGTTCAGGCTGAATATGTCGATACGGCTACCCGGCGCAAAGCGCTGGTCACGATTTATACATTGCCGTCACCAGCGGATAAAGTGCAGGCTGCGATGGGAGATAGCGATTTAGATGCGGTGATAGCCAGCTCGGAAAAAGAGATGTTACGCCAGCGCATACGGCCTGAGAAAAAAGAGCTGGTTGCGGAAGGCGCGCCGAAGTTTCGCTGCTTGCTCACCTTGCTAAACGATCAGGTTGTGCATTCGTTGTGCGCGGCGATAGTGAAGGGGCGGGTGGTGGAAATTCAGCCGGTAACGTTGGTGGATAACAAGCAATTCGCGCCCGCCCAACAGCATCAGGCTGACATGGTACTGGCTATCGGTAAAAGTTTGCTGTCAGCCAAATAACGGCTTTTGCTCCTCAATCGGCCTTTCAATCAGCCTCTCAATGGGCCTTTCAGTTCGCCTTTCAATTCGCTTCTCAAGGAAAGCCCGGCATCACTCGCCGGGTTTTTTTGTGCTCAATCTGAATAAATAAAATCACTTATGATCAATATAAAGCATAATTTGGTTTAATTTGTGATTAATATCACTATTTTTTGCTAAAAAAAACGCACTTTAATCCGATAAGCCAACAGGTGTGTTTACCTTTGTTGCCGTTTGTTCACTGTTGGAGATGCAAGGATGAGTGCGTTTGTAAATTATGTGAGAAATCTCAAGATAGCTCACAAACTGTATGGTGGATTTGGCGTTGTCCTGCTGCTGGTGATGCTGGCGTCAGCATTGAGTTCGGTTCGTTTTTTTACCATTCGCGATCTGTACATCAAAAGCGCCATCATGAATGAAATGGGTGATTTCATCGATCTCACCCGTATTGCGCGGATCAAGTTCACCTACACGCTGAATAATGACAATTTAGCGAACCTAAACAAGTACCTTGAACAGGCACGCCAGCTTAATGAAAAAGCCAGAGCATTGCGGTGGGAGGGGGATTATCAGCAACAGCTCAACGCAGTAGCGCAGGATTTTAGCGACTATACCCGTCAACTGGAGCGTATTAAAGCCAGTGCGCAGGCGGTTGCGCAGGCGCGTGAGCAAACGGCGTCAGACCCGTTGGCCGGGGTGGACGCGGCATTTTATGCCACGGTTAGCGATCCGGCGCTATTACGTCACTATCATCAAACCAGCGTGCGTTACTGGCAACTGGTGGATTACGCCCATCAGCTACAAAAAGACAACAGCGAGGCGTCTTTTAAGGCGATGCAGGGCGCTTATACTGCGGCAAAAAAAGCATTTGATGAGTTAAACGCCCAATTGCCACCGCAAGAACGTGAGCGTGTTCGTGAGCTTGGCTATCACATTGAGCGTTATAACCAGATCAGTGTGAAATACAACGAGAGTGTCACGCAGTTAAAAGAGGCGGATACCGCGTTGAGAACCACCGGCGATAAGCTGATTAATGACATAACTATGATGCTCAATACGCTTTCTTCGCGTAATAACGAGGTCATCAATAATGCCGTGCTATATACCACGCTATTTGGTCTGGCGGCGATGGTACTTGGGGTGCTGATAGCCTGGTCGGTGACGCGCCAGATAACCCGGCCATTGATGGCCAACCTGAAGCTTGCCGAGCAGATAGCCGCAGGCGATTTAACCACAACCGTGGTGGTTGCTCGCCATGATGAGCTGGGGAAACTGACACACGCGATGATGGTGATGACAGACCGATTGCGTCAGTTAATTGCCGATATTCGTCACAGTGTTGACAGTGTCGCCAGCGCTGCGTCGCAAATCGCTGCCGGTAATCACGACCTGTCCTCACGTACCGAACAACAATCCTCAGCGATAGTCGAAACGGCTGCCAGTATGGAGCAATTAACGGCAACGGTGAAAAACAATGCGGATAATGCGCGGCATGCCAGCCAGATTGCTGAACAGGCATCCGACAATGCCGATCGCGGCGGTGCGATTATCCATGATGTGATTCAGACCATGGCAGACATTTCCGGTAGTTCGAAGCGAATTTCCGATATCACCACCGTCATAAACGGCATCGCTTTCCAGACCAATATCCTGGCGCTAAACGCCGCCGTTGAAGCCGCGCGGGCAGGCGAGCAGGGACGTGGCTTTGCCGTTGTCGCTGGCGAAGTGCGCAATTTGGCGCAACGCAGCGCTCAGGCCGCCAAAGAGATAGAAAGTTTGATTTCAGAGTCCGTTACCCGGGTCAATACCGGGACGGTGTTGGTGTCTGATGCCGGTCACGCGATGGATGAACTGATGGCGTCAGTGAAGCGGGTACACGATATTATGGGGGAAATTACCTCTGCATCGGATGAGCAGAGCCGGGGAATCACCCAGATTGGCGCAGCGGTTGCGGAAATGGATACCACCACGCAACAAAATGCGGCGATGGTGCAACAATCATCGGCGGCGGCTAATGCGCTGGAAGAGGAAGCGGCGAAACTCTCTGAGCGGGTGGCGGTATTCCGTGTCTCTCCGCAAGAGGCCAGCGGCGTTGTCAGCGCCCGTGCGCCGCATCGCGTGGCCTCAGCCACCCGCACCGCCTCACTACCGGCCTCGACGGCGTCCGGTTTGCAAGATAAAGATAACTGGTCATCATTTTGACCCGTGCATTATGTTGACCCGTGCAGTGTTGCCGGACTGACGTGCGTGCAGGCGTCCAGGGCCGAACACACAGCGAAGGTAGCACGCTGAAAGCAAAGTGGTAAAAGTAATACGGTAAGAATTACACGGTAAGCGTTACACAGTAAAAGTAACGCGGTAAAAATAACACCGGCGGCATTCGCCGCCGGTGTATTTCCCCCCACGTGTCCGCTATCTGAACAGGCGAAGTATCCCGTCTAGCAGCAGCGAAGGCAGCGTGAAATCGGGGTCGGCAAACGTGACGCCCTGTGCGCCCAGGTGGGAAAACAGCGGCAGCGTCAAGGCGGGTAGCACGCATAACAGCAGGCCGTTCACGCTACTGGCAAGAATAGCGCCACGGACGCCACCGGTCGCATTACCGAAAATGGCTGCCGCGCCACCGGTAATAAAGCTTGCCATGATACCCGGTACGATAATAGGCAGGCCGACCAGTGGAAACAGTAAGATACATACCAGTTCGACGCTAAAGCTCACCAGAAAACCAATCAGGGTTGCGTTGGGGGCTTTGGTAAACAGCACCATCACATCCACGGCGGGGACAGCGCCGGGGGCGAATACATTAGCAAACCCCTTAAAGGCTGGCACGATTTCGGCAGTGAACAAATTGACGCCCGCCTTGGCCAGATAGAGCCCGCAGGCAAACGTGGCCGCCTGTTCAAGAATAAAAATAACCGCGTTTTTATCTGCCGCGCCTGCACCATACACCATCGTCATTGCTTCATGAATTTGCGGGCGGGTGGCAAACAGGCAAGAGAGCAGCAGTAACACCAGCATGGTCAACAACGTCGCGACGTTTGGCTCACGCAGAAAATCCACCCGCTGGCTCAATGCCAACTGTTCAGTGTCGCGGGTTTTATTGCCGAACCATTTTCCGAGATATGACCCCAATACGTACGATGAAATGGCCGCGTGAGAAATCGCATATTCATTGGAACCGATTATGCGGCGGCTAAAGTGACTCAGAATATACGGCGATGCCGCCATATATAAACCAATCAGTAATGACGAGAGGGCCACCATAGTGGTGTGCGTGAGATGAAACGGCATGAGCACCGCTGTGAACGCGAAGGCCATAAACAGCACCAGATGCAGCGACAGGTAGATATATTTTAGGCGTGTGAAGCGGGCCAGCAGAATATTAACCAGCATGGCGAACAGCAAAATAAGCGCGGCGGTCGCGCCAACTTTGTCCAGCGTTGCCGCCATAATCGCCTCGTTACTGGGAACAACGCCCGCAATGTGAAAGGCATGAGAAAACAGTGAACTGAAGGCGGTGAGCACTTTCATCAAAATACTGCCGCCGACTTTTATCATGGTAAAGCCAATAAAAGATAAAAAAGTCCCGGTTATCAGGCGGGAGAGCGGCGCGCGTTGAAACAGTAAACCGAGGAACGCCACAATGGCGATGATGACAGCGGGCGTTTTGACCAGGCTGAGTAAAATGTCCATATTTTCAATCCATTATATGATGTCGTATCAATCAGAATCCCTTCTCCGGTGTCGCTATCATGACGACGTCACCGAATCCGGGGGATTTTTACATTTTCTAACATTTCGTTCCAGTTAAGTTTGCGGCGCTGGAGGTGGGCAATAAAAACGATGCACATAAAAATGATGAATACGGGAAAGCCAGTTTAAGGGCGGCAGAAATGCAAATGCGCCGACCGGCATTGCCTGCGTCAGCGCGTTTTTTATGTCGTGGTGAAGTGGGAATTAGCTACGCAGCGAGTCAGGAAAATTTGCCGGTAATTCACTGGCCGGGCAGTTGATGACGGTATCATCGTTTTCACCGCAATCACGTACCAGGGTGATGGTGGCGAATTCGTCGATCACTTCGGTTGGATAGGCCGGGCCTGCGGCACGGTAGGACTCCATCAACGGAATATGATCATTCTGGAAGCAGACCGTTTTTTCCGGGTTATTGATAACCCAACGTGGGAAAAAGATCGTGCCGTGGAAAATATTATCGGCCAGGTTGATTATCAGGCTGACATCGGTGCCGGTCGGCTCAGTCCATGACATTTTATACACGTCGCGTGCCACACGGGCGATGAAGACGCGCTGATCTTTCACCCAGCGATTGCCGACAATACCGCTATGAATGCGGTAATCCAGCGTATGGTCATTCTTGACATACAGCTCATAATTCCAGCCGTTATCGTAGGTGTAGACCAAGTGTTTGCCGACAAATCCGCTGAGATCCTGCTTATCGAAACTGTTCATATTTTCTCCTTGTGTGCTATGGATACAGTATAAAGAGAGATTAAATTGATGAATAACGCAGTTTTTGGCATAAATTAATTCAAAAATTAAATCAATATTCAAAGGTAGCGCCGGGAAATGAAGACCACACTGGAACAATGGATACTGCTGCAAGCGGTGGTGGAGCTCGGCGGGTTTGCCGCCGCTGCGCAAGCATTTAATCGCAGCCAATCATCGGTCAGTTATCAGCTGGCGCTGATGCAAGAGCGATTGGGGGTGTCATTGCTGGAGCCTGCTGGACGCAAGGCGGTATTAACCGCCGCAGGGCAACAGTTACTGACGCAGGCCGCGCCGTTACTGATCGCATTTCAGGCGCTGGAAATGCGGGCGGAAGGGTTAACGCGCGGAGAACGGGCCAGAATTGATTTAATTGTTGACAGTGTGTTTCCTAAATCGGCGCTGTTTGCGGCGTTGCGCGAGTTCCAACAACATTATCCTCATACCCAGGTACACCTGAGCGAGGTACTGCGCAGTGAAAGTCAGGCGCAGCGTTTGGACAGACAGGCGGATATCTGGCTGCTGTCGCACCCGTGGGATGGGTTAAATCAGGGACGTCTGCTAATGGAAATGGCATTTGTCGCGGTCGCCAGGGCCGATCATCCATTGCACCAGCTCGCGTCACCGTTGTCGTATCAGGCGTTAAAACGCTATCCGCTGATAGAAATTTTGGATAGACAACAGCAAAACGACAGCCAGCGGAAACCTGTCAGCGCCGAGAACTGGACTTTCACAACGGTTGAAGCGGCGATTGAGGCGGTGATGCACGGTGTTGGGTATGGTTGGTTGCCAGAGCCGCGCATCGCATCATGGCTTGCCAGCGGTGAGCTCAGGCCGCTGGCGTTGGCGCAGGGGGGAAGGCGTTTTACGCCGCTCTATCTGGTGGTAGAGGAAGAAAACCAGCCGGGTGATGCCGCCGTTGTCATGCTGGCGAATTTATTGATACAGGCGGCGTCTCCCGGTGCGCCACGGGCCATAGCACCAGAGACGATTCCATCAGAGGCAACGCTATCAGAAACAATCTCATCAGAAGCAATCGCATCAGAGACACTTAAAAAATAAACGACCTCGAGGGCGTAAAATGCATAAAACTACACCGCCAGATGGCGGTGTAGTTCTTGGGGGACGTCGTTATTTGTTGATAAACGAACGTGGTTTTGGCGGGGTAGCGGCTAGCGCTGCCTGAATCTTCATCGGGTTAAAGTAGTTACGCATCAGGCGGATGCGGTGATCTTCGGTAAATTCATACCGAATAGCCCAGTCATAACTGTAAGGCACGCGCGTTGAACGGGTTATCCCTTGCTGGCTGCCGTAAGCCATCGCCTGGTTGTCGCTGAAGAACACCTTCTCGACGACCTCACTGCTGAATTCAACGGTTTGGCTCATCAGCGACCAGAAACGGGTGAATCCTTCATGACCGTAAAAGACGCCGGTATAAGGCACATCAACCGGGCCGGTCATGTCCCATACCAGTTGTTCACTAAGACAAGCCAGCGCCATTTGCAGATCGCCTGCGGCGTAAGCCTGAGCCAGTTTTTCAAGCGTGGACTGGTTATTGGCAAACGTCACCGCCTGACTTTTGGCCTGAAAACGTGGCGGCGGCGGCGGTGTATATTCAAAGGTCGGGGCGGCGTGATAAGCGCTGTCGCCTGGGAACGGATGGTTGACAATCGCCCGGAAATCTTCACGTAATGCGCCCATGGCCATAATCGCTGGCGTCAGTTTTAACGGCCGGCCCCGCAGCGCTAACTCCAGGTTTTCCAACACCTCACAGTAGCGACGGTTAAAGCGTGTGATGGCTTTGCGCAGCTCGCCTTCGGGGTAGTCGGTGATTTTTGCCGCACTGTGAGTGCGTACGGCTTTATCCCATTCGATCGTCAGCGGATCGCCTGTCGGCCCACTGGCGATGGTATCGCCATGGGTATACATCCGCTCACAGTAAATTTCATTGAACCGATAGTAATGTGGCACATCGTTCTCATCGCCTTGCCAGATATTATGCGGCGAGCCTTCACCCTGATCGCAAATTTGGCGCAGTGCTTTTACCGCACTGTCCAGATCGGTTATCGGGTGCAATTCGCCATACGAGCCATGGCAGAACTGTTCGGTAACGATTTGGCGGGTTGGGTCGCCACAGAATACGGCCTTCTCGCCAAAGGATTCCACCGCTGCGCGCAAGCGCGATTCAATGTAGATATAGTATTCGCCAATCGACATATCGCTGCAGACGTGGCTGGCAACCACTTCCGGGCGAACATATTTAGGATGTTCGATTTGCATAGCCTGATGAATGGCATGCTGAGAGAAGGGGTGCAGCTGTATCTCAAGATCTTCGATACCAAAGGGTAATGCGGATGGGTAGTCGGGCAAAAACGCCGGGCTACTGATATCCGGCGTCCCGCCCACGGCATTGAGCAAATTACCTGCCAGCACAAAATGCAGCATTTCCTCAACCACGACCGAGTGAATCACTTCAGGCACGCGCGGGTCGATATCATCATTAACGGTGTAGAGCATGGTCAGGTAAGGGGGAATAACCGCATGTTCCAGCACCATTGCCTTTTGCAATAAGTCACGAATGTCATCCAGTTCATGCGCCAGATCTTTATGGCTGGTTAATTTGACATAACCATGTTCCCTGAACGTCTTTTCCAGGTCTTGCTGTATATTTTGTTGATTTAAGTTCATGGTGTTATTCCGTCTTGGTCAGTTGCAGCAGCGACGAAGCCTGTAATCAGTCTTATACATTTATTCCTAGCATGAATCTTGAATATCATCATCTTTTGTAGCGTTTTTTTCGTATTTAACGTGTACTGGCACACATTCTGTCCAGTTTAACAACAATCGCTTGCTCTCGATGGGTGACAACGGGCACCGCTATTTGGGCTCGCAATTGGCTCGCGCCTGTCGATGTCGGCAGTGCCGTCCTCCCTCACAAACTGAATAGCAATGCTTATGAATTAAGATATTTATGCATCAAATGCGCCTGACCTTTTTAGCGTAGACAATATCGTGTTAAACCGGGCGAAATCTCAGTAAAAAACCTGACAATAACAGCGAGAGGCGTCAGGGCTAACCCAAAGAAAGGCTATTCCAAAGAAAAAATATTCCAAAGAAAAACTATTCAAAAAAAACCATTCCAAAGAAAAGCTACGGCACTTAAAGAAAAACCCGTGTGCTTAAAGGAAAACTATTGCGCTTAAAAAACTATGGCGTTTAAAAAAACTATGGCGTGGGCATTCGGTTTTTGCAAGGTTGTTGAGATATGGCATTCGGGGCGACATGTCCGGGGTGACATGGCTGGATTGGATTGGAGCGGATTGTTGGCTGGCGGGAAACACCGCCGCGTCGCTTAGTGGCACGCTGGCGGTGTGGCGGCGTTCGTCGCCGCTGTCAATGTTCCGGTTTAATGAGTGACAGTATCGAGCCCAGTCGCTCGCGCTGCTTGGGTTTGATATCACGCCCGGCGGCATAGCCTGCGTTTTGGATAATCATCTCATTGAGCCCAATCAGCCAGTCGTAGATATAGTACGCGGTATTGTTCACCGGCGTGGCCGACAGTTTGGTGAGCCTGCGCGACGTACCGAAGTTGGCGACTTGCTTTTCAGGTTTAGCGAAGATTTTCTGGCCTTTATTCACGCGGCTGTCAGGCCGCAGGCTTTCAGTCATTTGTTGAAAGCCGAGCCAGGCGACAAAATCGCCCAAGACATTCAGTGCGCGGGAAACCTGACGGTCAGCTTTGCTTTCCCGGTTCAGCCCCAATTGCCCTGAATCCACCAGCATGGTTTGCAAATCATCTTCAATTCTCAACCGAATACTGGCTGTAATCAGCTCTTCGGCCAGCATTTCAATGGTGGGGCGGTTGATACCGAGCAGCTCTATCACGGCAACATTATCCGGCAAATTACGCAGATGATTCACCCAATAGTGATAGACGCGTCGTGCGAACTCCGATTCGTAGCTGTGGTTTTCCGCCACCTCTTCGTCATCGGGCATGGCGATGGTTAATGAGGGGTCTTCCGGGAGGTCGTCGTTATCGGTACTAAAGAGGTCGATATCAAGCCCAACGCCAAACGGCTCATAGCTGGCCAGCGGCGCGGCGCTATCCTGCGTGTCAGTGTAGGGGGCGAACGCGCGGGGCGGTTGCACCTGCTGTTGCAGATACAAATGGCGCAGCTCATCACGCGAAGGCAGCAAGCGCTCCAGCAACTCGCCGTGTACACCGGTGCGGGTTTGCAAGGCTTTGAGCATGGATTCAGCAATTCGCTGTTTACGCGCCGGGTCATCGGCACCGGCGGGTTGATACCAGCAGCCCAACAAATTATCCGCCAGTTCACGCTGTAATTCGCTGAGTTGCTCGCTGATGCGGCCAAGCTTCACCTCTCGACGGACTTCGGCTTCCAGCCAGGTCGCCATACGGTTGATGCCCCGTTTATCCATCGCCAGCATGGTTCCCCACGCATCGCCAGGTGTGCCCACATAACGTTGAACCGCTTCATCATGGTTCTGCCCATGGGTAAAGCGGCGGTCATGACGCGTGACGGCCCAGATAAGCCCCGGTTTTCTGCGGCTGCGGATCTGCGGGTTTTCGCCCTGAACATGGCGCACCCAATGATCCAGTGCGCGACCAACGTGACGCACATCAATCTTACTGGCGGCGGCGGTACACACCATCAGCAGGTTCATTTCCTGATTATCAGTATAACGCTCCAGCAAATAGGCGCGTTTGGCGCGCAGCAAAGCGCGCGATAATGGATGGGGTTTGATGCGCAACAGTCGCTCAGGGTTGTCGTCCTCAACAGCCGCAGCGGTGTCCTCATGCAGGGTGAAACCGGGGAAATCCAGTACGTCTGCCTGCTCAAATAGCGCTTCTTTCGGTGCGGACAGTAGCGGTATCTGGATTTCTGCTACCAGCATAATCATTTCCGCCATCGACAGCTCAACGCCTTTCGCCGCGCGTCCATTGATCATCGGGCGAACCTGGGTACTTAAATCTGATGCGCTATTGAGTCTGTCAAACAGTTGCGTATTAAACAGGCCGCCGTCAGGCAAGAGTGCATCATCGACCAGCAGGCTGATTGGCGCGAGCACTTTGCGCGCCCCGGAAAGTTGGGCCAGCGTGTGTGCAAAATGGCGGTAGAGCGCCGTGTAGTCAGAACGCTCCCCCCATAAGAGCGCAAACAGGCTGGCGCGGTCATCGAGACTCAAATGCGGTGCCAGTTCAACGGCCAACGGCCAGAACTTGCGCTCCAGCGGTTTTTGACGCCGACCATCATGGCGAGCCAGATAGTCCCACAGCGCCACGACATCATCGCTGTCTAAACCGGGTACCGATTCTTGCTGGCGGTGCAAAGAGAGCGTTTTAAGGTGATCGGTGATGTGTTGTTCATCAAGCTCTGGCGCGCCGGTGGTCGCGTGCGTATTGGCGCTGGTATCAAGGATAAACGCGTAGGCCAGAATACGTGCGATATCGGCCTCGTTTAGCAGTTGCAGTTGCACCGGATTGGGGGTGTTTTTCCCTTCGGTCTGCCGGGTAAAGCGCGTGACAAACGCGGGCGGCTGATTATCTGGATTGAGGTTTTTTTGGTAGTCAAGCGTGACCCCGCCGACGGAGGTTTCGATACGGCCATTTTCTCCCGCCGCCAGCGACGTCAGCAGATAGGTTTTACCACTCTGGGCCAGCCCGAACATCCCGATGGCTATCTCTTTGAGCGCGGCGTCAGACAAACCGCGAGCCTTGTTGCGGCAGCGGCGTAGTTTAATGATTAACCTGTCTGCTTCCATTTCAAGGCGAGGCACGTTACGTCGCGTTTCTTCAACCCAGCCGATCGCTTGGTCGATACCCTGAGCGACCGACAACACTTGACGGCTGAGGCGACCCGATAACTGTTTGGGCGTTAATGGTTTCATTTCTTAAAGACGCTCCCGCTATCGATCCAGTAATGGGCGATACCTGATACCGTGCTGGACAGAGTATTGAGTTTTAGGCGCAACTGATGTGGCGAAAGGGTATGCCCTGAACCTAACACGGCCTCGGCGATTTCAAACCGCTCCGGCGTTACGTTGTCACCACAAAAGTACGTATCGCCCGGAACGACATTAAGGCGTACGCGCAACACGCTATCCCCTGCCACTTTGCGAGCCAGTTCTGGGTCAACGATCGAGAGCGAATAGAGCGGTGAGGCCGGCCAGCGTTCGTTATCCAGTTGACGAAAGCCCAGACACAGCGAACCACGGACTTCAAAGCCCGGCTGGGCGTTAAGGGTGAAGTCAGCGTCGTCAAGATCGATATCGTTATAGTAGAC is a window from the Dickeya lacustris genome containing:
- a CDS encoding putative virulence factor — its product is MKPLTPKQLSGRLSRQVLSVAQGIDQAIGWVEETRRNVPRLEMEADRLIIKLRRCRNKARGLSDAALKEIAIGMFGLAQSGKTYLLTSLAAGENGRIETSVGGVTLDYQKNLNPDNQPPAFVTRFTRQTEGKNTPNPVQLQLLNEADIARILAYAFILDTSANTHATTGAPELDEQHITDHLKTLSLHRQQESVPGLDSDDVVALWDYLARHDGRRQKPLERKFWPLAVELAPHLSLDDRASLFALLWGERSDYTALYRHFAHTLAQLSGARKVLAPISLLVDDALLPDGGLFNTQLFDRLNSASDLSTQVRPMINGRAAKGVELSMAEMIMLVAEIQIPLLSAPKEALFEQADVLDFPGFTLHEDTAAAVEDDNPERLLRIKPHPLSRALLRAKRAYLLERYTDNQEMNLLMVCTAAASKIDVRHVGRALDHWVRHVQGENPQIRSRRKPGLIWAVTRHDRRFTHGQNHDEAVQRYVGTPGDAWGTMLAMDKRGINRMATWLEAEVRREVKLGRISEQLSELQRELADNLLGCWYQPAGADDPARKQRIAESMLKALQTRTGVHGELLERLLPSRDELRHLYLQQQVQPPRAFAPYTDTQDSAAPLASYEPFGVGLDIDLFSTDNDDLPEDPSLTIAMPDDEEVAENHSYESEFARRVYHYWVNHLRNLPDNVAVIELLGINRPTIEMLAEELITASIRLRIEDDLQTMLVDSGQLGLNRESKADRQVSRALNVLGDFVAWLGFQQMTESLRPDSRVNKGQKIFAKPEKQVANFGTSRRLTKLSATPVNNTAYYIYDWLIGLNEMIIQNAGYAAGRDIKPKQRERLGSILSLIKPEH